The DNA sequence CTTCCAGCCCGTTCATGGACTGCATCCTGATATCCATCAGAATCACATCGGGTCGGAACTCACGGGCCAAACGAATGGCATCCTGACCGTCCTGACCGGTGGCTGCCACCTGGATGCCGCTGGCTTCCACAATGGTTTTCAGGGCATCCACGACTAAAAAATCGTCGTCGATAATAATGACTTTCATGATTACCTCCTGGTCGCTGAATGTATGAATATTTATATGATTGAATGATTGAATGATTATAAGTTTGAATTTTTAACCCCGTGATGGTTTGAATGGATGACATAAGACGGAGCGGAACAGGATGCTGCTTCAGTGATTTTGTCCGGCAGCATCCCTGAGAGGCGTGCCGGATTTGGGCAGCACCAGATGAACATAGAAGCCGTCAGACCAGCCGTGGCTGAAAACGCCGTCCATGCTGCGGCTGAGTTCTTCCAGGCTGACCAGGCCGATGCCAAGCTTAACCGGCTGCTTGGAGCCGTTGTCCTTGACCGTGATGCTGTAGTGGCGGGGGAGCTCCCGCAGGGTAATCCGGATGGCGGTGGCGTCGGAGTGGCGCCGAATGTTGGTAAGTGCTTCCCGCAGCAGCGTCAGGATGGCCCGCTTTACCGGCAGCGGTGCCGTGTCATCCAGCTGAACCGACTGCTGAATCTGGTACTTGGCGCGCATCGGTTCGATGAGCCGGTCCAGTTCCGAGCGCAGGGATATGGACTCATTATGGAGGTTGTGCAGACTCCGGCGCACCTCCTCCATGCCCTTAGCCAGGGCCTGGGACAGGGTGTCCAGCCGGCTGCGAACGGGTTCCTCGCAGGAGAGCTTCATCGCCTCGATCTGCAGCAGAGCCGCAGAGATGGTATGGCCCACCGAATCATGGATCTCACGGGAAATCCGGTTTCGTTCCTGAAGCACTGCGATTTCCAGGTTTTTCTCGTGGTTGAGCTCCTCCTCCTTCTGAATGCGATGCTGCAGGATCTCATTCTGGACAAAGTCATCCCGCATCAGGTAATAGGCCTTCTCCCGTTCTCGGGCAGCCTGTTCCTGCCAGGACATCCACAGAGCGAGCAGAACCAGGAGCAGCGGGATCAGCTGCACCGGCATCAGTGCGGCAAGCAGCGGCACCAGACTGAGAATTCGGCTGCGCTGGAGCAGGGCATAGGCCAGCATGGGCGAAAAGAGCGCCAGCGGGGGCCACAATCGCCAGAGGACGACATACAGGATGGCCAGCCCCAGGTCCAGATAAGGGATCGGACTGAACAGAATCAGATTGGTCAGGATGATCGCTGCCATGATCAGGGGCAGCGCCGCCGCCACCGCCGGAGCCGACCCCAAAGGGATCAGGCATAACCCAAGGATCAGAATGGTTTCAATGAATCGCCGCAAGCTCGCACCTCCTTTTTTACACCCTCATTATATGACATTTGTCACCTCACGTCATGACCCGGTTCACTACCGCCCGCCTCCAAAGCATCCTATCATGAAAGCATAGGAATCGATTAACGCCTACAGGAGGTTTCTCATGGTAATAGAAGTCAGGAATCTGGTCAAGCGCTACAAGGAAGTTCTGGCACTGGATCATTTTAATCTGGAAGTGGCACAAGGTGAAATTCTGGGCCTGCTCGGCCCCAACGGCTGCGGCAAAACCACGGCCATTCACTCTATTTTGAGTGTTTTAAAGTATGACAAAGGTGAAATCCGGCTGTTCGGTGAGCCCATGAGCCCTACGGCCTACGAATTGAAGCAGGAAATCGGACTGGTGCCGCAGGAAGTGGCCGTGTTTGAACACCTGACGGTAAGAGAGAACATCGACTACTTCTGCTCCATGTATGTGGAAGACAAAACCCGCCGGCGGGAACTGGTTGAAGAGGCCATCGCCTTTGTCGGACTGGAGGAATATACCAAATTTTTCCCCAAGAAGCTCTCCGGCGGTCTGAAGCGTCGCCTGAACATCGCCTGCGGCATCGCGCACCGCCCCAAGCTGATCTTTCTGGATGAGCCCACTGTTGCCGTGGATGCCCAGTCCCGCAACTTTATCCTGGAAGGCATCCGGCGGCTCAACCGGGAAGGCGCAACCATTCTCTATACCACACACTATCTGGAGGAGGCTGAGAATCTCTGCACCCGCATTGTCATTATGGATCGCGGGCGCAACATTGCCCAGGGCACCAATGAAGACCTCAAGAACATGATCGATACCCGGGAGATTATCCGGATTGAGATCGCTAACCTCTCCGAGGCCGCCCGGGCTGACATGGAATCTTTGCCCCATCTGGCCGAGATCCGCACCGTCGGAGAAGCCCTGGAGCTATCCTTTGAACGGGGCGCCAACAATCTGTCCAACCTCGTGCGCTGGCTGGATGACAACGGCCTGGAATACCAGGATCTGTACTCCCGCAAGCCCAGCCTCAACGAAGTCTTCCTGGCACTGACCGGAAAGGAGCTGCGTGACTGATGAACCTGAATCACACCAAATATCAGCTGATCAACAACCTGAGGGAACCCTCCTTCATGTTCTGGACCATCTTCTATCCCCTGCTGATGGCTCTGATGTTCTATACCGCCTTCCAGGGTCTGATCAAACCGGAGCCGATGGAAATTCCGGTGGCCGTGGAAATGGGCAGCCCTGCTGCCCAGGTATTCCGCGGGATCGAGATCCTGAAGCCGGTGGAAACCGATGCCGTTGAAGGACTGCGCCTGCTCTCCGAACAGAAAGTGACCGGATTTGTGGCCGCTGACCTGACGGTCAGGGTTCGGGAATCCGGCATCAAGGAAACCGTGCTGGCCAGCATCGTGAGCCAGATGGTGCAGATGGAAGCACTGAAAGTCCCCTACTCCAGCTACGCCTTCTCCGCCAGCTACATCCAGGCCGCCCCGGCCCGATACAATCCGTTTCTCATCCCCTTTTACAGCCTCATCGGCATGGTGTCGCTCTACAGCGTCTACATGGGACTGGAACTCTCCCGCATCCTGCAGGCAGACCAGAGCATGGAAGCGCTGCGCCTGAACGTGGTGCCCCTGCGCAAGAAGGATTTCCTTTTAGGCACCTGGTTCATCGCTCTCATCATCAATCTGGTCAGCAACATTCTGCTGCTTCTGTTCATGAAATACCTGCTGCAGCTGGATCTGATCCGGGATCCCCTGAAGACCCTGGCAGTCCTTCTGTTTGCCAACATTCTGGGCACCGTGCTGGGACTGTTCATCGGCGGCTTTTCCCGGATCAGCTACGGGGCTAAAAATGGTCTGGTCATCGGCCTGACCCTGCTGATGTCCTTTGCAGCCGGCATGATGTCGCCGGACATCAAGATCCTCATTGAGGACCGGATGCCCCTGCTCAACGCGCTGAACCCCGTTTCCATCGTGACCACCCAGCTCTACCGCATCAATTACCTGGATGCCGTTGATACGCTGCCGGCCGCTCTTGCGATCCTGGCCGCCATGGCCCTGGCGCTGGCACTTGGTTCCATCGCCCTGCTCCGGAGGAAAACCTATGACACTCTTTAAATATTTCCTGAAACTGGCCTGGCGCCAGAAATA is a window from the Clostridiaceae bacterium HFYG-1003 genome containing:
- a CDS encoding histidine kinase, with the translated sequence MRRFIETILILGLCLIPLGSAPAVAAALPLIMAAIILTNLILFSPIPYLDLGLAILYVVLWRLWPPLALFSPMLAYALLQRSRILSLVPLLAALMPVQLIPLLLVLLALWMSWQEQAAREREKAYYLMRDDFVQNEILQHRIQKEEELNHEKNLEIAVLQERNRISREIHDSVGHTISAALLQIEAMKLSCEEPVRSRLDTLSQALAKGMEEVRRSLHNLHNESISLRSELDRLIEPMRAKYQIQQSVQLDDTAPLPVKRAILTLLREALTNIRRHSDATAIRITLRELPRHYSITVKDNGSKQPVKLGIGLVSLEELSRSMDGVFSHGWSDGFYVHLVLPKSGTPLRDAAGQNH
- a CDS encoding ABC transporter ATP-binding protein — encoded protein: MVIEVRNLVKRYKEVLALDHFNLEVAQGEILGLLGPNGCGKTTAIHSILSVLKYDKGEIRLFGEPMSPTAYELKQEIGLVPQEVAVFEHLTVRENIDYFCSMYVEDKTRRRELVEEAIAFVGLEEYTKFFPKKLSGGLKRRLNIACGIAHRPKLIFLDEPTVAVDAQSRNFILEGIRRLNREGATILYTTHYLEEAENLCTRIVIMDRGRNIAQGTNEDLKNMIDTREIIRIEIANLSEAARADMESLPHLAEIRTVGEALELSFERGANNLSNLVRWLDDNGLEYQDLYSRKPSLNEVFLALTGKELRD
- a CDS encoding ABC transporter permease, whose amino-acid sequence is MNLNHTKYQLINNLREPSFMFWTIFYPLLMALMFYTAFQGLIKPEPMEIPVAVEMGSPAAQVFRGIEILKPVETDAVEGLRLLSEQKVTGFVAADLTVRVRESGIKETVLASIVSQMVQMEALKVPYSSYAFSASYIQAAPARYNPFLIPFYSLIGMVSLYSVYMGLELSRILQADQSMEALRLNVVPLRKKDFLLGTWFIALIINLVSNILLLLFMKYLLQLDLIRDPLKTLAVLLFANILGTVLGLFIGGFSRISYGAKNGLVIGLTLLMSFAAGMMSPDIKILIEDRMPLLNALNPVSIVTTQLYRINYLDAVDTLPAALAILAAMALALALGSIALLRRKTYDTL